The Amycolatopsis sp. NBC_01480 genome segment CGCGTGTTCGTCGGTGCGCAGCCCGCCCTTGGTGCCGAGGTCGCCGGGCACGATCTTCACCGCGTAGAACGGCGCCTTCACCAGCTCGCCCAGGCTCGGGTTCGGCCGGTTGCGCGGGTCGCCGTAGTAGTGGTCGTACGCGCTGAGGCCGCGCTGGAAGTCCTCGTCGACCCCCGCGCGGGCGAAGCCGTTGAAGCGGTCGACGGTCGCCGTCAGCGCGTCCGCAGGCACCTCGATGCGCTCGGCGAGCTCGGCGAGGCTGGCCGCCTTGGCCACCACTCCGGCCTTGTACCAGCGGCCGGGCAGGGGCTGGCGCGGCCCGATGCCGGTGAACAGGTAGCGGTCCTTGTACCGCTGGTCGAACACCAGCCAGGTCGGGATGTGCTCACCCGGCCCGTCGCCTTCGCCGTACATCGCGTGCACCGCTTCGACGTACGGCGCGGACTCGTTCACGAACCGCTGCCCGCGGATGTCCACCATCAGGCAGCCCGGCCGCGACCGCTCCGCGAGCGCGAACCACGGCCCGCCGGTCAGCGGCATCGACGGCCCCCACCAGGCGTCGTCCATCAGGTCGACGGCCGCGCCGAGCTTGAGCCCGGCGGTGATGCCGTCGCCGGTGTTGGCCACCGCGCCGACGGTCCACTCGGTGCCGATCGGCGCGCGCTGGTACTTGGTGCGCATCTCCTCGTTGTGCTCGAAGCCGCCGCAGGCGAGGATCACCCCGCGCCGGGCGCGGAACAGCGTGTCGACGCCGTTGTGCCGGGCGAGCACCCCGGTGACCTGGTCGTCCTCGGTGTGCAGGTCGAGCAGCGGGGTGTTCAGCAGGACGTCGACGCCCGCGCGCCGCAACCCGACCCGGAGCCCGGCCGCAAGCGCTTGCCCCATGGCGAGCAGCTGCTGCCCGCGCAGCCGCCCGGCCAGCCACCGGGCGCCGAGCCCGAGCACCCTGGCGATCCCGCGGGGGTGCCGCGCGATCAGGCTCAGCCAGCGGTAGTCCGACTGCGTGATCGGCACTCCCAGCGGCGGCGCGCTGTACGGCGGCTCGAGGTGCGCGAGGTCCGCGCCGAGCAGTTTGCCGTCCAGCGCCTTCGGTTCCACCGACCGTCCGCCGGGCCGCCCGCCGGGCGCCTCGGGGTGGTAGTCGCTGTAGCCCGGGACCCAGCGGAACTTCAGCGGAGTCCGCGCGCTGACGAACTCCAGCACCTCGGGCCCGTGGGCCAGGAAGGCCTCACGCCGCTCCGCCGGGACGACTTCGCCGACGATCGCCTCCAGGTACTCGCGCGCCCGCTCGGGCGGCTCGTCGATCCCGGCCGCCTTCAGCGCGTGGTTCCCGGGGATCCAGACGCCACCGCCGGACCGGGCCGTCGAGCCGCCGAAGCAGCCCGCCTTCTCCAGGACGACAGTGCTCAGCCCCCGATGCGCGGCAGCCAGGGCCGCAGTCATCCCCGCGGCGCCGCTGCCGACCACCACGACGTCGTACTCCTCGCTCGCCATGCCACCTCACATGCAACGTGTTATAGCGCGTTACTGGCCTGTTCGGAGCCACTTCTGTCACCATAGACGAGAACGTGTTCCAGTTCTAGGGTGGCTCGATATGGACGAACTCGTCGCGGATGTCGTGATCATCGGATCGGGAGCGGCCGGGGTGTGCGCGGCCATCGAGGCGGCCGACGCGGGCGCCGACGTGCTCCTGCTCGACCGCTTTGCCGGCGGTGGGGCCAGCCGGGTCAGCGGCGGCGTGGTCTACGCCGGCGGTGGCACCGAACAGCAGCGCACGGCGGGTGTCGAGGACACCGTCGACGCGATGTACGAATACCTCCGGCTCGAGACCGGGGAGATCGTCTCCGAACGGACGCTGCGGCGCTTCTGCGAGGAGAGTCCCGCCATGATCACCTGGCTGGAAGCCCAGGGCGTGCCGTTCGAGGGCAGTCTGTGTCCCTACAAAACCTCCTATCCCAGCGACCAGCACTACCTGTACTACTCCGGCAGTGAGGCTTCGGGGAAGTTCCGGGAGGTGGCGAAACCCGCGCCGCGCGGACATCGCGTCAAAGGGCCGGGGACCTCGGGCAAGCTCCTCATGGCGCGCCTGGCCGAGGCTGTGCGCCGCCGGGATATCCGGGTCCTGCCGCAAACGCAGGCGCAGAGCCTGGTGACGGCGGCGGACGGCACCGTCACCGGCGTGGTCGTGAAGAGCCTCCGCGACGCGCCTCGCTCGGTGCGTGCCCGTCACGCCCGCCTCGCGGCGTACTCCGCGAAGCCGGGGATTTACGTGCCGTCGCTGCGAAAGTCGTTGCACCGCCGCGTCGAACGGCTCGAACGGCGGCACGCGCGCGAGCTGAAGATCACCGCCCGGCGTGGCGTGATCCTGGCCGCGGGCGGGTTCATCGCGAACCGGGAGCTGGTGCGCGAGCACGCGCCGGCCTACCGCGGCGGCCTCGCGCTCGGCACCTCGGCCGACGACGGGTCGGGCATCCGCCTCGGCGTCGAAGCCGGCGGGCGGACCGCCGAAATGGGCCGCATCTCGGCGTGGCGGTTCCTCACGCCGCCGGCGGCGTTCCTCGGCGGCCTGCTCGTCGACGCTTCCGGCAACCGGATCATCGACGAATCCCGGTACGGCGCCGCGATCGGCGAGCGGATGATCACCGCGCACGAGGGCAAGGGCTGGCTGCTCGCCGACGCGCCGATCGTGGCCGAGGCGCGCCGTGACGGGCGTCGGCAGGGACAGTGGTTTGCCTGGCTGCAGCTGCGTTATCTCCTGCAGCGGGGGCGCGTCTCCGGCGCCACGGTCGAGGATGTCGCGCGCCGCGCGGGCGTCGACCCGGCTGGTCTCGCGGCCACGTACGAGGCCTATCGAAGCGGGCCCGACCCGATGGGCAAGCCGGCCGATTTCGCGCGCCCGCTGGACACTCCGCCGTATTCGCTGATCGACGTCTCGGTCAAGCCGAATCTCGGTTACCCGTGCCCGATGCTCACGCTCGGCGGGCTGGTGGTCGACGAGGACACCGGCGCGGTGGCCGGCGTGCCCGGGCTGTACGCCGCCGGTCGGACCGCGGTGGGAATCTGTTCTAGCTCCTACGTCAGTGGCCTGTCGCTGGCCGACTGCGTTTTCTCCGGTCGCAGGGCTGGATTGCACAGTGCGCTGGAGCCGGACCGTATCGACAAAAACGAGAACGTGTTCTAGTCTTGGACTCGTCGAACGAGAGAGGGACGGCCGATGAGCGAGCTGGCTGCCGACGCGGTGATCACGGCGATCCGGGACCTGCTCCCGGTGCTGCGGGACCGCGCACAGGAGACCGAGGACGCGCGCCGCGTATCCGCCGAGTCGGTCAAGGCACTGCAGGAGACCGGGTTTTTCAAGCTGCTGCAACCAAAGCGCTACGGGGGTGTGGAAGCCGACCCGGTGAGCTTCTACACCGCGGTGAAACTCATCGCGAGCGCCTGCGGATCCACGGGCTGGGTCGCCTCCATCCTCGGCGTCCACCCGTGGCACGTGGCGCTGTTCGACGCGCAGGCGCAGCAGGAGGTCTGGGGTGAGGACACCGACGTGCGCATCTCGTCGTCCTATGCCCCGATGGGCAAGGCGACCGTGGTGGACGGCGGTTACCGGCTGTCCGGCCGCTGGAGCTTCTCCTCCGGCTGCGACCACTGCTCGTGGGTGCTGCTCGGCGGGCCGGCGTTCGACGGCGGCAAGCCGGTGGACTTCTGCACCTACCTGCTCCCGATCGCCGACTACTCGATCGTCGACGTCTGGGACACGGTCGGCCTGCGCGGGACGGGCTCCAACGACATCGTCGTCGAGGACGTTTTCGTGCCGCAGCACCGGGCGCTGAGCTTCATGGCGACGTCGAAGTGCCGTACGCCGGGCCAGGAAGTGAACCCGGGCCCGCTGTACAAGCTGCCGTACGGCTCGGTGCACCCCAGCACGATCACCGCGCCGATCATCGGCATGGCGCAGGGCGCGTATGACGCTCACGTGGAACACCAAGGCAAACGCGTCCGCGCGGCGTACGCGGGGGAGCAGTCCAAAGAGGACCCGTTCGCGAAGGTGCGGATCGCCGAGGCGGCCAGCGAGATCGACGCGGCCTGGCTGCAGCTGACGCACAACATCGACGAGCTGTACCAGCACGCGTGCCGCGGCGAGAAGCTGCCGTTCAGCACGCGGCTGCGGGTGCGGCGGGACCAGGTGCGCGGGACCGAGCGGGCGATCTCCGCGATCGACCGGCTCTTCGAGAACTCGGGCGGCCGCGCGATCCAGCGGGGCACGCCGATCCAGCGGTTCTGGCGCGACGCGCACGCCGGCCGGGTGCACGCGGCGAACGACGCCGAGCGCGCGTACGTCATGTTCGGCACCGGCGCCTTCGGGCTGCCCGTCGAGAATGCGATGGTGTGATGGCCCCCGAAGGCGCGTACGTCGAAGTCCGAAGTGGACTGAAGCTGCACTACCACGAGGCCGGCTCCGAACACGAGGAGACGGTGATCCTCTTGCACGGCGGCGGCCCCGGCGCGTCGGCGTGGAGCAATTTCGGGCGGAACCTGCCGGTGTTCAGCAAGTCCTACCGCACGATCGCCGTCGACCAGCCCGGGTTCGGCCGGTCCGACAAGCCGACCGAGCATCCGCAGTACTTCCGGCACAGTGCCGACGCCGTCGCCGGGCTGATGGACGAGCTGGGCATCAAGCGGGCGCACCTAGTCGGGAACTCGCTCGGCGCCGGCGCGGCCGTCCGGCTGGCGCTGAACCACCCGGGCCGGGCCGGCCGGCTGGTGCTCATGGGCGCGGGTGGCTTGAGCCTGAACCTGTTCGCGCCCGATCCGACGGAAGGCGTGCGTTACCTCGCGCGGTTCGGCGCCGAGCCGACCCGGGAGCGCATGGAAGCGTTCCTCCGCATCATGGTGCACGACCAGGCGCTGGTGACCGACGAGCTGGTGGACGAGCGGCTCGCCGCCGCGAGCGCCCCGGAGTCCCTGGCCGCGATGCGGGCGATGGGCCGCTCGTTTTCGCAGCCGGACACGTACGAGGAAGGCCTGCTCTGGCGCGAGGCGTACCGGCTGCGGCAGCGGGTGCTGCTGGTCTGGGGCCGCGAGGACCGCGTCAACCCGCTCGACGGGGCTCTGCTGGCACTGAAGACGATTCCGCGGGCGCAGCTGCACGTGTTCGGCGGCTGCGGCCACTGGGCGCAGCTGGAGAAGTTCGACGAGTTCAACCGGCTCGCCCTCGACTTTCTCGGGAGTTCGTGATGGGCATCCGCTCACTGGCGTACCTGCGGATCGAGGCGACCGACCTCGATGCCTGGCGCGTGTACGGCCTCAAGGTGCTCGGCATGGTCGAGGGCTCCGGTAGCGATCCGGACGCGCTTTACCTTCGGATGGACGACTTTCCGGCACGGCTGGTGATTTTCCCGGGCACTCGGGACCGCTTGGCGCAGGCCGGCTGGGAGGCCGAGAACGCCGCCGGGCTCGCCGAGGTCCGCGCGCGGCTGGACGCGGCTTCCGTGCCGTACAAGGAAGGCACGCCCGAACAGCTCGCGGACCGGCGGGTCGACGAGTTGATCAGCTTCGACGATCCGTCCGGCAACACCCTCGAGGTGTTCCACGGCGCCGCGCTCCAGCACCGCCGGGTGGTCAGCCCGTACGGACACCGTTTTGTGACTGGTGAACAAGGACTCGGCCACGTGGTGCTGTCGACTCACGACGACGCCGCGTCACTGGCGTTCTACCGTGACGTGCTGGGTTTTCGGCTGCGCGACTCCATGCGCCTGCCGCCGCAGCTCGTCGGCCGTCCCGCCGACGGGGAACCGGCGTGGCTGCGGTTCTTCGGCTGCAATCCGCGCCACCACAGCCTGGCGTTCCTGCCGATGCCCACGCCCAGCGGGATCGTCCACCTGATGGTCGAGGTCGAGGAAACCGACGACGTGGGGCTCTGCCTCGACCGCGCGCTCCGGCGCAAGGTGCCGATGTCCGCGACGCTCGGGCGGCACGTGAACGACCTGATGCTGTCGTTCTACATGAAGACCCCTGGCGGCTTCGACGTCGAGTTCGGCTGCGAGGGCCGCCAGGTCGACGACGAGAGCTGGATCGCCCGCGAGAGCACGGCGGTTTCGTTGTGGGGGCACGACTTTTCCGTCGGTGCCCCGTGACCGCGGTGCTGGACCCGTTCCGGTTCCGGGAGGTGCTCGGGCACTTCTGCACCGGAGTCACGGTGGTCACGGGACACGATGGGGCGGCACCGGCCGGTTTTGCCTGCCAGTCCTTCGCGGCCCTTTCGCTGGACCCGCCGCTGGTGCTGTTCTGTGTGGCGCGGACGTCGCGAACCTGGCCGGTGCTCGCCGAGTCCGGTTCCTTCGCGGTGAACGTGCTCGCCGAGGACCAGCGCGAGGTCAGCGCCGTGTTCGGCGCTCGCGGGGCAGACAAGTTCGCCTCGGTCCCATGGCGCCCGGCCCCTTCCGGCGCGCCCCTGCTCGACGGCGCCCTGACCTGGGTGGACTGCACCCTCGAGGCCGTGCACACCGCCGGCGACCACCTCGTGGTGGTCGGCCGCGTGACCGAGCTGGGGGAGACGTCGGACGCCCGTCCGCTGCTGTTCCACCGCGGCCACTACACCGTGACCGAGCCGGTCCCGGACGCCCTCGCGGCACTCATGCCCTGGCCCCGGCCGGACGACTGGTTATAGGGTTATTTCCAGCGAAAGTGGACAAAAACCCGGCCGAAGTTGTCCTTGTCCTTTTCGATCCGGTGATACAGCGCCTTGATGTCCTTGCGCTCCAGGAAGCGCAGCACGTGCTTCTTCAGCTGCCCGGACCCCTTGCCGGGGATGATCTCGACCAGCGGCGCCTTCTTCGCCACCGCCTCGTCGATGATCGCCTGCAGCGCCCGGTCGATCTCGCCGCCGTGGTTGTAGATGTCGTGCAGGTCGAGTTTCAGCTTCATGGGCTCCAGGCTGCCACCCGGCCGGGCTCGTGAGTGTTTATGCCGGTTCTAACCGTCTTCAGCACTCACGAGTCCTGAAGTTGATCAGTCACGCGATGGTTAACAAATGACTATCTGCTTTGTTACTTGGTCCAAACCATGCGACCATCTTCGTCATGAATCATCTTCACGTTCGAGCAACGGCGCCGAACCCCATGATTCTCTTGATCCTCTACGGGCAAGCGGGACCACGGCGGCGGAGGAACCGCCGAAGATGTGAACCCCGTAGGAGGACCACATGAAAGCGACCCGCTTGCTTGTCGGCATCACCGCTGTCGCCGGGACCATGTTCCTTGCGGTTCCCGCGTATGCCGCCACCGGCCAGGTCGACGGCAACATCACCGTGGGCGGCTCGAGCTGCTCGTGGACCAACGCGACCACCAGCGACGTGGCGCCGAACACGCTGACCATCGACCACACGACCGTCAAGCCGAGCTGCAGCGGCAGCATCGTGGCGAGCCTGACCAACGACCCGACCGCCACCTTCGACGACACGGCCGGCACGGTGTCCTCGGCCGAGGTGGACGTCACCGGGACGGTGCTCGGGATCAACTGCTCGTACAAGGTGACCGGCCTGTCGCTCTCCCGCCAGGGAACGACGCGGACTTACACCGGTGGCCCGTTCACCGCCAACGGCGGCGGCGGGCTGTGCCCCAGCTCGGAAACCGTGGACTCCGCCACGCTGACCTTCCACTGACACCGGCGCTGACGCACCACTGAACGACAGCAGCGCGGAGCGACCCCTCAAGAGGGCCGCTCCGCGTTTGCCGTTATCCGAGCGTCTGCCACCAGCCGTCGACCGACGGCGGGTTCGCGACGTCGAGCCGCTCGCCCGGCTTCGGCACGGCGAGGGCCAGGTCGTTCGCCTTGGCCTCGCGCCACACGCGGTCGGCGGGCTCGGCCCAGGGGTGCATGGCGAGGGAGAACGTCGCCCAGTGCACCGGCACCAGCAGCCCGCCCCGCACGTCGATGTGCGCGGCGACGCCTTCCTCCGGGGTCATGTGGATGTCCGGCCAATGCGGGGCGTACGCGCCGATCTGGATCAAGGCGGCGTCGAACGGGCCGTGTTCCTCGCCGATCTTCGCAAAGCCGTCGAAATAACCGGTGTCGCCGCTGTAGAAGACGCGGTGCCGCGGCCCGGCGATCACCCAGGACGTCCAGAGCGTGCTGTCGTTGCTGATTCCGCGGCCGGAGAAGTGCTGCGCCGGGGTGGCGACAAACCGGATGCCGCCGACCTCGGCCTCCTCGTTCCAGTCCAGCTCGATGATCCGGGAGCTCGGCACCCGCCACCGCTCGAGGTGCGCGCCGACGCCCAGCGGCACCAGGAACGGCGCGTCGTGGGCGGCCAGCAGCTCGCGCACGGTGGCCAGGTCCAGGTGGTCGTAGTGGTCGTGGGAGATGACGATCGCGTCCACCCGGCCGACCGAGGCCAGCGGCACCGGCGGCGCGTGCAGCCGCCGCGGGCCGGCGAACGCGGCCGGCGACACCCGGTCGCTCCACACCGGGTCGCACAGCACGCGGGCGCCGTCGATCTCCACCAGTGTGGACGCGTGGCCGTACCAGGTCAGGTAGACGCCGTCAGTGGACTCCACGACCGGCTGCGCGACGAGCGGGATCTCCCCGCCGGGCTTGCGCTGGGCCCGGTTCTCACCGAACAGCAGCTCGCGCAGGATGCCGCCCGCGGCCGAAGGCGAGGGTGACGCCCGGGTGGGGGAGGCGTTGTGGAACAGGCCGTCGGCGAACTGAGGCGACCGGCGCATGCGCTCGGCCCGCGCACCGGTGGCCTTCGCGCCGAAGGCCACCGGGAAGTCGCTGAGTGCCGAGACCGTCTTCCTCACCATGTCCCCGAGTCTACGAACGCTTCCTGAGAGGGGCCCCAGTTTCATGCAGGTGGGTGAGCGCCTGCCGGTAGGAGTCGATCAGGCCGGTCTGCAGGTAGGGCACGCCCAGCTCCGCGCAGTAGTCGCGGACGATCGGCTGCGCCCGGCGCAGGTGCACCGAGGGCATGCTCGGGAACAGGTGGTGCTCGATCTGGTAGTTGAGCCCGCCCAGCGCGACGTCGATCGCCGCGCCGCCGCGGACGTTGCGGGAGGTGAGCACCTGCTTGCGCAGGAAGTCCAGCTCGGGGCGGCCGGTGAGCGTGGGCATGCCCTTGTGGTTCGGGGCGAAGATCGATCCCATGTAGACACCCCAGACCCCTTGGTGCACAACGAAGAACAGCACCGCCAGGCCGGGCGGCAGCACGATGAACAGGGCGGACAGGTAAACGACGAAGTGGGTTGCCAGCAGGGCGGCCTCGACGCCGCGGGCGCGCAAGCCGGGCTTGGCCACCGAGCGGATGCCCGACCAGTGCAGGTTCAGCCCCTCGAGGGTGAGCAGCGGGAAGAACAGGAAGGCCTGGTACCGCCCGATGAACCGGGGCACGCCGCGGCTGGCCCGGGCCTGGTCCTTCGACCAGACGAGGATGTCCGGGTCCACGTCGGGATCCAGCTCCTCGTGGTTGGGGTTCGCGTGGTGGCGGGTGTGCTTGTCCATCCACCACCCGTAGCTCATGCCGACGCCGAGGTTGCCCGCGATGCGGCCGGCGATCTCGGTCGGGCGGCGGGTGCGGAACACCTGGCGGTGGGCGAGGTCGTGGGACAGCAGGGCGATCTGGCCGAACATGAAGGCCTGGAACACCGCGATCGCGAGCTGCCACCAGGAGTCGCCGAGGAGCGCGAACGCCACCCAGCCGCCGGTGAACAACGCGGTCACGAGGGTGATCCGGAACGTGTAGTAGCCGGGGCGCCGCGCGAGCAGGCCGGCGTCGGCAATGCGCCGCGACAAGCGGGCGAAGTCGCTGCCGGAGCCGGCCGGGGCGGACTGGACGAGGTTCTCTGTGGTCACCTCGTTGAGTGTTTCGGCGATCGGGGCCGGGCAGAACCCTGCACACCCGAGGAGCGGTGCGGGGGTTGCCCCTACCCCTCTTAGGGGTGGACGCGGGCGAGGTGGTGCTGCGGCGGCCCGAACAGCTGCCCCGTCGCGTGCGCGCGCTTGAGGTACCGGTGGGCGGGATGTTCCCAGGTCACGGCGATGCCGCCGTGTAATTGGATCATCTCCGCGGCCACCGTGGCGAAGGCCTCGCTGCAGTGCACTTTGGCCACCGCGGCGAGCCGGGACGACGCGGGCGCGGCGTAGGCGGCCGAGCGGGCGGTTTCGACGAGGACGTGCAAATCGGCCATCCGGTGCTTGAGCGCCTGGAAACTCCCGATCGGACGGCCGAACTGCTCCCGTCGCAGCGTGTACTCGACGGTCAGCTCCAGGGCCCGCGCGGCGGCACCGGCCTGCTCGGCGGCGAGGACCGCGCAGGCGACGTCCCGCACGCGGCCGAGATCGACGGGGCCGAGCCGCCGGGCCGGGACCTGGTCGAGCGTCACCGTGGCCAGACGGCGCGTCTCGTCCATGCCGGCAACGGCGATCCGCTGAACTCCGGAGTGGGCCGGATCGACCTCGAACAGAGCGGGGCCGTCTTCGGTGGTCGCGGCGACGAGGAGGACGGCGGCTTCGGCGGCGTCGAGGACGTAGTGAGCGCTTCCGTCGAGAGTGGAGCCCTGAGCTTGGACGGCGGGCTGCTGCGGATCCCAATGGCCGTGCGCGCCGGTCCAGGCGAGCGCGCCGACGACGCCCTCGGCCAGCTGCGGCAGGAGCCGTGCGCACGCGCTGTCGTCGCTCGTCGTGAGCAGTGCGGTGGTGGTGAGCACAGCGGAACCGAGGAACGGCACGTCGGCCAGGACGCGGCCGAGTTCTTCCGCGACGATCTGCACCTCGGTGATGCCCGCGCCTCCGCCTTTGTCATCGGCAGAGCCGGCGGCCAGGCCGCCGAAGCGTTCCGGCACGGTCAGCGCGGCGACGCCGATCTGCGCGCACAGTGCGGTCCACGGCTCGGGCTCGCGTTCGAGGAGCTTGCGCACGCCGGCGCGCAGCTGGTCCTGCTCCGGGGTCACGGCGCGATCGCCGCCAGGACGCGGTGCCGGTGGACGGCGGGCGTGCCCCAGGCCGTCGTCAGCGCGCGGACGCGGGTGAGCCGCAGGCCGAGCGGGTGCTCGGCGGTGTAGCCGATCGCGCCGTGGACCTGAAGGGCGGTGCGGGCGGCCAGGTGCGCGGCATCGCCGCAGGCCACCTTGGCGGCGGAGACGTCGGCCGGATCGGCGGTGACGGCGGCGCCGTGCAGCAGCGGCCGGGCCAGTTCCAGCGCGGTGACGACCTCGGCCAGCAGGTGCTTGATTGCTTGGAAGCGGCCGATTTCACGGCCGTACTGGCGGCGTTGGCCGGCGTGTTCGACGGACATCTCCAGCAACCGCCGGCCGGCGCCGAGGAGCTGCGCCGCGGTGAGGAGAGCGCCCAAATCGAACGCGCGGGCCGGGTCGAGCGCGGGGCCGAGTTCGTCACCGGGGACGGGCACGAAGAGGCGACGGGAACTGTCCAGCGAGGCCAGGTGAGCGCCGGGGGTGAAGCCGCGTAACGAGGCGACGTCGACGAGGAAACGGGCGTCGGCGATGTCGGCGTCCAAGGCGAACGGGAGATGCGGCGGAAAAGCAAGCGAGACAAGGGTTTCACCGGCCGCGGTGGAGGCCAGGATCTCGTCGTCGAGCAGACAGGGCAGCACCGCGGAATCCGTCCACGGGCCGGGCGGGCAGAAGCGGCCGAGGACCTCGAAGGCGAGAACAGCGTCGACGGTTG includes the following:
- a CDS encoding acyl-CoA dehydrogenase family protein gives rise to the protein MRFAPSAEQEAFAASLDALLSTLDCDTATRAWAGGDHGPGLKIWRRLADQGVTALTTPSHRGGLSEEDGTGATTVDAVLAFEVLGRFCPPGPWTDSAVLPCLLDDEILASTAAGETLVSLAFPPHLPFALDADIADARFLVDVASLRGFTPGAHLASLDSSRRLFVPVPGDELGPALDPARAFDLGALLTAAQLLGAGRRLLEMSVEHAGQRRQYGREIGRFQAIKHLLAEVVTALELARPLLHGAAVTADPADVSAAKVACGDAAHLAARTALQVHGAIGYTAEHPLGLRLTRVRALTTAWGTPAVHRHRVLAAIAP